In Alicyclobacillus macrosporangiidus CPP55, a single window of DNA contains:
- a CDS encoding toprim domain-containing protein: MGHGGRTPRKVIIVEGKSDRDRLLAVLEEPVQVVCTRGTLSYATLEDLILPLQDEEVYILVDADEPGMKLRRQLQHELPNAKHLYTRRVYREVARTPLNVLAKVLYDAHFAVDERLLMTPEGCEPPL; encoded by the coding sequence ATGGGGCACGGGGGGAGAACACCGCGCAAGGTCATCATCGTGGAAGGCAAGAGCGACCGGGATCGGCTCCTCGCGGTGTTGGAGGAACCGGTGCAGGTGGTCTGCACACGGGGGACACTGAGCTACGCCACGCTGGAGGACCTCATCCTGCCGTTGCAGGATGAGGAGGTGTACATCCTGGTGGACGCCGACGAACCGGGTATGAAGCTGCGCCGTCAGCTGCAGCACGAGCTGCCCAACGCCAAACATCTGTACACGCGCCGCGTATACCGGGAGGTCGCGCGCACCCCGCTGAACGTGTTGGCGAAAGTTTTGTACGACGCCCATTTTGCGGTCGACGAGCGGTTGCTGATGACGCCCGAGGGATGCGAACCGCCGCTGTGA
- a CDS encoding hydroxyacid dehydrogenase has product MTLVIAEDLWWPLPDWVREHHQVVYDPELYRNPGRLGQLLTVADALVVRNRTQVSEALLEQAPRLKVLGRLGVGLDNINLAACRRRGVTVVAARGCNATSVAEYVMAAILEHARGLSAAGARTKAGTWDRDACMGHEIGGRTLGLIGVGDIGSRVAVRARAFGMRVLVYDPFLLPSSMLIQDFGVHLTSLEVVCREADYISLHAPLTPQTRHLLGAREFGWMKPAAVLINTARGGLIDEQALAGWLAQSRDRFAILDVREVEPPPPDDPLAALPNVLLTPHIAGVTHESTRRVAEFVLDQVDRALRGDAVQGVVI; this is encoded by the coding sequence ATGACCCTCGTGATCGCAGAAGATCTGTGGTGGCCGTTGCCGGACTGGGTCAGGGAGCACCACCAGGTGGTGTACGATCCTGAACTGTACCGTAACCCCGGGCGGCTCGGGCAGTTGCTCACGGTGGCCGACGCGCTCGTGGTCCGCAACCGGACGCAGGTCAGCGAGGCGCTCCTCGAGCAGGCGCCTCGTCTCAAGGTGCTGGGGCGGCTCGGCGTCGGCCTCGACAACATCAATCTCGCCGCTTGCCGCCGGCGCGGAGTGACGGTGGTGGCGGCGCGGGGGTGCAACGCGACGTCCGTGGCGGAGTATGTGATGGCGGCGATATTGGAACACGCCCGCGGGCTGTCTGCAGCCGGCGCGCGCACCAAGGCGGGCACATGGGACCGGGATGCCTGCATGGGCCATGAGATCGGGGGGCGGACGCTCGGCCTCATCGGCGTGGGGGATATCGGCAGCCGCGTGGCGGTGCGCGCCCGGGCCTTCGGGATGCGGGTGCTGGTGTACGACCCGTTCTTGCTCCCGTCGAGCATGCTCATCCAGGACTTCGGCGTCCACCTGACCTCGCTCGAGGTGGTCTGCCGCGAGGCGGATTACATATCGCTCCACGCCCCCCTGACGCCGCAGACGCGCCACCTGCTGGGTGCGCGCGAGTTCGGTTGGATGAAACCTGCGGCCGTCCTCATCAACACGGCACGCGGCGGGCTGATCGACGAGCAGGCCCTGGCCGGATGGTTGGCGCAATCCCGGGATCGGTTCGCGATTTTGGACGTACGCGAGGTGGAACCGCCTCCTCCGGACGATCCGCTGGCCGCCCTGCCCAATGTCCTGCTGACCCCGCACATCGCGGGCGTCACCCATGAATCGACCCGGCGTGTGGCGGAGTTCGTCCTGGACCAGGTCGACCGGGCCCTGCGGGGTGATGCGGTGCAGGGTGTGGTGATCTGA
- the udk gene encoding uridine kinase produces MLIIGIAGGTGSGKTTVARAIVERLGCDNVNIMSQDAYYRDQRNLPLEERARQNYDHPDAFDNTLLYEHILQLQTGRAIHMPVYDFSRHTRTEETVLVPYRPVLVVEGIHVLVDERLRRLFDIKVFVDTDPDVRVLRRIRRDILDRGRTVESVYEQYLSTVKPMHDAFVEPSKRYADLIIPEGGHNEIAVSLLVSRINDFLVRSATRP; encoded by the coding sequence ATGCTGATCATCGGGATCGCAGGCGGCACCGGATCTGGAAAAACCACCGTCGCCCGGGCGATTGTCGAACGACTCGGCTGCGACAACGTCAACATCATGTCGCAGGATGCGTACTACCGCGACCAGCGCAATCTGCCCTTGGAGGAGCGGGCCCGCCAGAACTACGATCACCCGGACGCCTTCGACAACACGCTGCTGTACGAACACATCTTGCAGCTCCAGACGGGCCGAGCCATCCACATGCCCGTGTATGACTTCTCCCGCCACACCCGCACCGAAGAGACCGTGCTCGTGCCGTACCGGCCCGTGCTCGTGGTGGAAGGCATCCACGTGCTCGTCGACGAGCGCCTGCGGCGACTGTTCGACATCAAGGTGTTCGTCGACACCGATCCGGACGTACGCGTGCTGAGGCGTATCCGACGCGACATCCTCGATCGCGGACGCACGGTGGAGAGCGTGTACGAACAGTACCTGTCGACGGTCAAACCGATGCACGACGCGTTCGTTGAGCCCTCCAAGCGGTATGCGGACCTCATCATCCCGGAAGGCGGGCACAACGAGATTGCCGTCAGCCTGCTCGTCAGCCGCATCAACGACTTCTTGGTTCGAAGCGCGACGAGGCCTTGA